The Arachis hypogaea cultivar Tifrunner chromosome 14, arahy.Tifrunner.gnm2.J5K5, whole genome shotgun sequence genome has a segment encoding these proteins:
- the LOC140178464 gene encoding uncharacterized protein yields the protein MEYLEFEPSLEVFFALFQCKGVKRGGWLNLASALGRAIFSLYKSSYKGFKLMFLKVNVTEDEFSWNVDDCLLEKFSLFWCPRPRQILGMDKMEYRNEMVVEFLVNSIFSSGLLSVVELLEQESDKDVVSEYIEAPKVKSSSLRAFFRSKNVDKEGSSSHVKDEKGAEVNQPSPTKKVNYNRKRGDGKKEKVIDLVDDKIGGKEVDLDQVKRFMKNQRVLHGYKGDEDLTSLWSEHFPLSMVADKYCQSPADVKLVQEVGDIGICQYLQVMGAR from the exons AAGGGTGTGAAAAGGGGTGGGTGGTTGAACTTGGCCAGTGCTCTTGGTCGAGCTATATTTAGCTTGTATAAGTCGTCTTATAAGGGGTTTAAATTAATGTTTCTGAAAGTTAATGTTACTGAGGATGAGTTTTCCTGGAATGTGGATGACTGTTTGCTGGAGAAGTTTTCTTTATTTTGGTGTCCTAGGCCTAGGCAGATATTGGGGATGGATAAGATGGAATATAGAAATGAAATGGTGGTGGAATTTTTGGTTAACAGCATTTTCTCTTCCGGTTTGTTGTCTGTTGTGGAGCTTCTTGAGCAGGAGTCTGATAAAGATGTTGTTTCAGAGTATATAG AAGCTCCGAAAGTGAAATCGAGTAGTTTGAGGGCGTTCTTTCGATCGAAGAACGTGGATAAAGAGGGGTCTAGTAGTCATGTGAAAGATGAGAAAGGAGCTGAGGTTAATCAACCCTCTCCTACTAAGAAGGTAAATTATAACCGAAAAAGGGGAGATGGGAAGAAAGAAAAGGTGATCGATTTGGTTGATGACAAAATTGGTGGGAAGGAGGTCGACTTGGATCAGGTGAAGAGGTTTATGAAAAATCAAAGGGTACTGCATGGTTATAAGGGAGATGAGGATCTCACCTCTCTGTGGAGCGAGCACTTTCCTCTGTCGATGGTTGCTGACAAATATTGTCAAAGTCCCGCCGATGTCAAACTGGTTCAGGAGGTTGGTGATATTGGCATTTGTCAGTATCTTCAG GTGATGGGAGCTCGGTGA